From Xiphophorus hellerii strain 12219 chromosome 6, Xiphophorus_hellerii-4.1, whole genome shotgun sequence, the proteins below share one genomic window:
- the LOC116721414 gene encoding protein disulfide-isomerase TMX3-like isoform X3 translates to MAAQRSSILLAGLLLVPVLLGSAFVEELDDTFMETTEPEEIWLIQFYAPWCSFCKQLDPVWHQIGSELRSLGSPVRVGKSDATVNTGLAREFKVRNYPAILMLKNDIKFNYPGSRTKEAIMDFADRVSGPLVRSLSSTRLFQHAVSHHDVLVLYVGATSELKGNLTAAAEELIIHTYFFSASREILPQEVTLTSLPAVLLLKDGTYFIYDEEQDGDLKSWIKRERFPNFFLIDGYTLYAMGESGKLVLLALVEERHLCEENLRYKHLVEKVATEHKDTYGRSEILLWFHGGQRVHRRTHHGRGPCPLPDGGQPVQRWLLPAASPHRDRAAAAGLPGRRAGRQCGGSGRKRLHSARPTLPLRDQNDTNTGVQGCPGARLLPDWLPAGGRLRLLLPLHQEPTRFC, encoded by the exons ATGGCGGCCCAGAGGAGCTCGATTCTGCTCGCAG GTCTGCTGCTGGTACCGGTTCTGTTGGGATCAGCCTTCGTGGAGGAGCTGGACGACAC CTTCATGGAAACTACAGAACCAGAGGAGATCTGGCTCATCCAG TTTTACGCCCCCTGGTGTTCCTTCTGCAAACAGCTGGATCCTGTCTGGCACCAGATCGGATCAGAACTTCGGAGTCTCGGCTCTCCGGTTCGCGTTGGAAAATCTGATGCTACAGTCAACACTG GTTTGGCCAGAGAGTTCAAGGTCCGAAATTATCCCGCCATCCTCAT GCTGAAGAACGACATCAAGTTCAACTACCCCGGGTCCAGAACCAAAGAGGCAATTATGGACTTTGCTGACCGGGTCTCAGG GCCGCTGGTTCGTTCTCTAAGCAGCACGCGCCTCTTCCAACACGCCGTCAGCCACCATGACGTCCTGGTCCTTTATGTGGGAGCAACGTCAGAGCTCaag gGAAACctgacagctgcagcagaggaacTAATCATCCACACCTACTTCTTCTCTGCCAGCAGAGAGATCCTGCCACAG GAAGTGACTCTGACGTCTCTACCAGCTGTGCTGCTTTTGAAGGACGGGACATACTTCATTTATGATG AGGAACAGGATGGAGACCTGAAGTCCTGGATCAAAAGAGAACGCTTCCCCAACTTCTTTCTGATTGATGGCTACACCCTGTATGCCATGGGGGAGTCAG GTAAACTGGTCTTACTGGCTCTGGTGGAGGAGAGACACCTGTGTGAAGAAAACCTAAG GTATAAGCATCTGGTGGAGAAGGTGGCCACAGAGCACAAGGACACCTATGGCAGGTCA GAAATTCTACTTTGGTTTCATGGAGGACAGCGCGTACATCGACGGACTCATCATGGG AGAGGCCCCTGTCCCCTCCCTGATGGTGGTCAACCTGTCCAACGATGGCTACTTCCTGCCGCCAGCCCCCATAgagacagagctgcagctgctggactTCCTGGACGGCGTGCTGGACGGCAGTGTGGAG GCTCTGGGAGGAAACGGCTTCACTCAGCGCGTCCGACGCTTCCTTTACGAGACCAGAATGACACTAACA CCGGTGTTCAGGGATGCCCCGGTGCTCGGCTGCTTCCTGATTGGCTTCCCGCTGGCGGTCGGCTGCGTCTTCTGCTACCTCTGCATCAAGAaccgacccggttctgctgA
- the LOC116721414 gene encoding protein disulfide-isomerase TMX3-like isoform X1 has translation MAAQRSSILLAGLLLVPVLLGSAFVEELDDTFMETTEPEEIWLIQFYAPWCSFCKQLDPVWHQIGSELRSLGSPVRVGKSDATVNTGLAREFKVRNYPAILMLKNDIKFNYPGSRTKEAIMDFADRVSGPLVRSLSSTRLFQHAVSHHDVLVLYVGATSELKGNLTAAAEELIIHTYFFSASREILPQEVTLTSLPAVLLLKDGTYFIYDEEQDGDLKSWIKRERFPNFFLIDGYTLYAMGESGKLVLLALVEERHLCEENLRYKHLVEKVATEHKDTYGRKFYFGFMEDSAYIDGLIMGEAPVPSLMVVNLSNDGYFLPPAPIETELQLLDFLDGVLDGSVEALGGNGFTQRVRRFLYETRMTLTPVFRDAPVLGCFLIGFPLAVGCVFCYLCIKNRPGSADDDEDTPPLAPSMKRKKKLTEKKSN, from the exons ATGGCGGCCCAGAGGAGCTCGATTCTGCTCGCAG GTCTGCTGCTGGTACCGGTTCTGTTGGGATCAGCCTTCGTGGAGGAGCTGGACGACAC CTTCATGGAAACTACAGAACCAGAGGAGATCTGGCTCATCCAG TTTTACGCCCCCTGGTGTTCCTTCTGCAAACAGCTGGATCCTGTCTGGCACCAGATCGGATCAGAACTTCGGAGTCTCGGCTCTCCGGTTCGCGTTGGAAAATCTGATGCTACAGTCAACACTG GTTTGGCCAGAGAGTTCAAGGTCCGAAATTATCCCGCCATCCTCAT GCTGAAGAACGACATCAAGTTCAACTACCCCGGGTCCAGAACCAAAGAGGCAATTATGGACTTTGCTGACCGGGTCTCAGG GCCGCTGGTTCGTTCTCTAAGCAGCACGCGCCTCTTCCAACACGCCGTCAGCCACCATGACGTCCTGGTCCTTTATGTGGGAGCAACGTCAGAGCTCaag gGAAACctgacagctgcagcagaggaacTAATCATCCACACCTACTTCTTCTCTGCCAGCAGAGAGATCCTGCCACAG GAAGTGACTCTGACGTCTCTACCAGCTGTGCTGCTTTTGAAGGACGGGACATACTTCATTTATGATG AGGAACAGGATGGAGACCTGAAGTCCTGGATCAAAAGAGAACGCTTCCCCAACTTCTTTCTGATTGATGGCTACACCCTGTATGCCATGGGGGAGTCAG GTAAACTGGTCTTACTGGCTCTGGTGGAGGAGAGACACCTGTGTGAAGAAAACCTAAG GTATAAGCATCTGGTGGAGAAGGTGGCCACAGAGCACAAGGACACCTATGGCAG GAAATTCTACTTTGGTTTCATGGAGGACAGCGCGTACATCGACGGACTCATCATGGG AGAGGCCCCTGTCCCCTCCCTGATGGTGGTCAACCTGTCCAACGATGGCTACTTCCTGCCGCCAGCCCCCATAgagacagagctgcagctgctggactTCCTGGACGGCGTGCTGGACGGCAGTGTGGAG GCTCTGGGAGGAAACGGCTTCACTCAGCGCGTCCGACGCTTCCTTTACGAGACCAGAATGACACTAACA CCGGTGTTCAGGGATGCCCCGGTGCTCGGCTGCTTCCTGATTGGCTTCCCGCTGGCGGTCGGCTGCGTCTTCTGCTACCTCTGCATCAAGAaccgacccggttctgctgATGACGACGAAGACACTCCTCCGCTGGCGCCATCGATGAAACGCAAGAAGAAACTGACAGAGAAAAAGTCCAACTGA
- the LOC116721414 gene encoding protein disulfide-isomerase TMX3-like isoform X4 — MAAQRSSILLAGLLLVPVLLGSAFVEELDDTFMETTEPEEIWLIQFYAPWCSFCKQLDPVWHQIGSELRSLGSPVRVGKSDATVNTGLAREFKVRNYPAILMLKNDIKFNYPGSRTKEAIMDFADRVSGPLVRSLSSTRLFQHAVSHHDVLVLYVGATSELKGNLTAAAEELIIHTYFFSASREILPQEVTLTSLPAVLLLKDGTYFIYDEEQDGDLKSWIKRERFPNFFLIDGYTLYAMGESGKLVLLALVEERHLCEENLRYKHLVEKVATEHKDTYGRKFYFGFMEDSAYIDGLIMGEAPVPSLMVVNLSNDGYFLPPAPIETELQLLDFLDGVLDGSVEALGGNGFTQRVRRFLYETRMTLTGCPGARLLPDWLPAGGRLRLLLPLHQEPTRFC, encoded by the exons ATGGCGGCCCAGAGGAGCTCGATTCTGCTCGCAG GTCTGCTGCTGGTACCGGTTCTGTTGGGATCAGCCTTCGTGGAGGAGCTGGACGACAC CTTCATGGAAACTACAGAACCAGAGGAGATCTGGCTCATCCAG TTTTACGCCCCCTGGTGTTCCTTCTGCAAACAGCTGGATCCTGTCTGGCACCAGATCGGATCAGAACTTCGGAGTCTCGGCTCTCCGGTTCGCGTTGGAAAATCTGATGCTACAGTCAACACTG GTTTGGCCAGAGAGTTCAAGGTCCGAAATTATCCCGCCATCCTCAT GCTGAAGAACGACATCAAGTTCAACTACCCCGGGTCCAGAACCAAAGAGGCAATTATGGACTTTGCTGACCGGGTCTCAGG GCCGCTGGTTCGTTCTCTAAGCAGCACGCGCCTCTTCCAACACGCCGTCAGCCACCATGACGTCCTGGTCCTTTATGTGGGAGCAACGTCAGAGCTCaag gGAAACctgacagctgcagcagaggaacTAATCATCCACACCTACTTCTTCTCTGCCAGCAGAGAGATCCTGCCACAG GAAGTGACTCTGACGTCTCTACCAGCTGTGCTGCTTTTGAAGGACGGGACATACTTCATTTATGATG AGGAACAGGATGGAGACCTGAAGTCCTGGATCAAAAGAGAACGCTTCCCCAACTTCTTTCTGATTGATGGCTACACCCTGTATGCCATGGGGGAGTCAG GTAAACTGGTCTTACTGGCTCTGGTGGAGGAGAGACACCTGTGTGAAGAAAACCTAAG GTATAAGCATCTGGTGGAGAAGGTGGCCACAGAGCACAAGGACACCTATGGCAG GAAATTCTACTTTGGTTTCATGGAGGACAGCGCGTACATCGACGGACTCATCATGGG AGAGGCCCCTGTCCCCTCCCTGATGGTGGTCAACCTGTCCAACGATGGCTACTTCCTGCCGCCAGCCCCCATAgagacagagctgcagctgctggactTCCTGGACGGCGTGCTGGACGGCAGTGTGGAG GCTCTGGGAGGAAACGGCTTCACTCAGCGCGTCCGACGCTTCCTTTACGAGACCAGAATGACACTAACA GGATGCCCCGGTGCTCGGCTGCTTCCTGATTGGCTTCCCGCTGGCGGTCGGCTGCGTCTTCTGCTACCTCTGCATCAAGAaccgacccggttctgctgA
- the LOC116721414 gene encoding protein disulfide-isomerase TMX3-like isoform X5 gives MAAQRSSILLAGLLLVPVLLGSAFVEELDDTFMETTEPEEIWLIQFYAPWCSFCKQLDPVWHQIGSELRSLGSPVRVGKSDATVNTGLAREFKVRNYPAILMLKNDIKFNYPGSRTKEAIMDFADRVSGPLVRSLSSTRLFQHAVSHHDVLVLYVGATSELKGNLTAAAEELIIHTYFFSASREILPQEVTLTSLPAVLLLKDGTYFIYDEEQDGDLKSWIKRERFPNFFLIDGYTLYAMGESGKLVLLALVEERHLCEENLRYKHLVEKVATEHKDTYGRSEILLWFHGGQRVHRRTHHGRGPCPLPDGGQPVQRWLLPAASPHRDRAAAAGLPGRRAGRQCGGSGRKRLHSARPTLPLRDQNDTNRMPRCSAAS, from the exons ATGGCGGCCCAGAGGAGCTCGATTCTGCTCGCAG GTCTGCTGCTGGTACCGGTTCTGTTGGGATCAGCCTTCGTGGAGGAGCTGGACGACAC CTTCATGGAAACTACAGAACCAGAGGAGATCTGGCTCATCCAG TTTTACGCCCCCTGGTGTTCCTTCTGCAAACAGCTGGATCCTGTCTGGCACCAGATCGGATCAGAACTTCGGAGTCTCGGCTCTCCGGTTCGCGTTGGAAAATCTGATGCTACAGTCAACACTG GTTTGGCCAGAGAGTTCAAGGTCCGAAATTATCCCGCCATCCTCAT GCTGAAGAACGACATCAAGTTCAACTACCCCGGGTCCAGAACCAAAGAGGCAATTATGGACTTTGCTGACCGGGTCTCAGG GCCGCTGGTTCGTTCTCTAAGCAGCACGCGCCTCTTCCAACACGCCGTCAGCCACCATGACGTCCTGGTCCTTTATGTGGGAGCAACGTCAGAGCTCaag gGAAACctgacagctgcagcagaggaacTAATCATCCACACCTACTTCTTCTCTGCCAGCAGAGAGATCCTGCCACAG GAAGTGACTCTGACGTCTCTACCAGCTGTGCTGCTTTTGAAGGACGGGACATACTTCATTTATGATG AGGAACAGGATGGAGACCTGAAGTCCTGGATCAAAAGAGAACGCTTCCCCAACTTCTTTCTGATTGATGGCTACACCCTGTATGCCATGGGGGAGTCAG GTAAACTGGTCTTACTGGCTCTGGTGGAGGAGAGACACCTGTGTGAAGAAAACCTAAG GTATAAGCATCTGGTGGAGAAGGTGGCCACAGAGCACAAGGACACCTATGGCAGGTCA GAAATTCTACTTTGGTTTCATGGAGGACAGCGCGTACATCGACGGACTCATCATGGG AGAGGCCCCTGTCCCCTCCCTGATGGTGGTCAACCTGTCCAACGATGGCTACTTCCTGCCGCCAGCCCCCATAgagacagagctgcagctgctggactTCCTGGACGGCGTGCTGGACGGCAGTGTGGAG GCTCTGGGAGGAAACGGCTTCACTCAGCGCGTCCGACGCTTCCTTTACGAGACCAGAATGACACTAACA GGATGCCCCGGTGCTCGGCTGCTTCCTGA
- the LOC116721414 gene encoding protein disulfide-isomerase TMX3-like isoform X2, whose product MAAQRSSILLAGLLLVPVLLGSAFVEELDDTFMETTEPEEIWLIQFYAPWCSFCKQLDPVWHQIGSELRSLGSPVRVGKSDATVNTGLAREFKVRNYPAILMLKNDIKFNYPGSRTKEAIMDFADRVSGPLVRSLSSTRLFQHAVSHHDVLVLYVGATSELKGNLTAAAEELIIHTYFFSASREILPQEVTLTSLPAVLLLKDGTYFIYDEEQDGDLKSWIKRERFPNFFLIDGYTLYAMGESGISIWWRRWPQSTRTPMAGQKFYFGFMEDSAYIDGLIMGEAPVPSLMVVNLSNDGYFLPPAPIETELQLLDFLDGVLDGSVEALGGNGFTQRVRRFLYETRMTLTPVFRDAPVLGCFLIGFPLAVGCVFCYLCIKNRPGSADDDEDTPPLAPSMKRKKKLTEKKSN is encoded by the exons ATGGCGGCCCAGAGGAGCTCGATTCTGCTCGCAG GTCTGCTGCTGGTACCGGTTCTGTTGGGATCAGCCTTCGTGGAGGAGCTGGACGACAC CTTCATGGAAACTACAGAACCAGAGGAGATCTGGCTCATCCAG TTTTACGCCCCCTGGTGTTCCTTCTGCAAACAGCTGGATCCTGTCTGGCACCAGATCGGATCAGAACTTCGGAGTCTCGGCTCTCCGGTTCGCGTTGGAAAATCTGATGCTACAGTCAACACTG GTTTGGCCAGAGAGTTCAAGGTCCGAAATTATCCCGCCATCCTCAT GCTGAAGAACGACATCAAGTTCAACTACCCCGGGTCCAGAACCAAAGAGGCAATTATGGACTTTGCTGACCGGGTCTCAGG GCCGCTGGTTCGTTCTCTAAGCAGCACGCGCCTCTTCCAACACGCCGTCAGCCACCATGACGTCCTGGTCCTTTATGTGGGAGCAACGTCAGAGCTCaag gGAAACctgacagctgcagcagaggaacTAATCATCCACACCTACTTCTTCTCTGCCAGCAGAGAGATCCTGCCACAG GAAGTGACTCTGACGTCTCTACCAGCTGTGCTGCTTTTGAAGGACGGGACATACTTCATTTATGATG AGGAACAGGATGGAGACCTGAAGTCCTGGATCAAAAGAGAACGCTTCCCCAACTTCTTTCTGATTGATGGCTACACCCTGTATGCCATGGGGGAGTCAG GTATAAGCATCTGGTGGAGAAGGTGGCCACAGAGCACAAGGACACCTATGGCAGGTCA GAAATTCTACTTTGGTTTCATGGAGGACAGCGCGTACATCGACGGACTCATCATGGG AGAGGCCCCTGTCCCCTCCCTGATGGTGGTCAACCTGTCCAACGATGGCTACTTCCTGCCGCCAGCCCCCATAgagacagagctgcagctgctggactTCCTGGACGGCGTGCTGGACGGCAGTGTGGAG GCTCTGGGAGGAAACGGCTTCACTCAGCGCGTCCGACGCTTCCTTTACGAGACCAGAATGACACTAACA CCGGTGTTCAGGGATGCCCCGGTGCTCGGCTGCTTCCTGATTGGCTTCCCGCTGGCGGTCGGCTGCGTCTTCTGCTACCTCTGCATCAAGAaccgacccggttctgctgATGACGACGAAGACACTCCTCCGCTGGCGCCATCGATGAAACGCAAGAAGAAACTGACAGAGAAAAAGTCCAACTGA